Within the Leptotrichia sp. oral taxon 498 genome, the region GAAAAATATGACTTTTCTTTTTTAGATACAAATAAAACAGTAATTATTGACTACTCTTCTCCAAATATTGCAAAAAGAATGCATATTGGACATTTAAGAAGTACGATAATTGGACATTCAATTAAAAAAATATTGGAATTTCTGGGAATAAAAGTTATTTCTGACAATCACATAGGAGATTGGGGAACTCAGTTTGGAAAACTTATAGTCGGATATAAAAACTGGCTGGAAAAAAGCACTTATGAAAAAGATCCGATTGGGGAACTGGAGCGAATCTATGTTTTATTTTCAGACAAAGCAAAAGAAGACCCGACTCTTGAAGAAAGCGCAAGATCAGAATTAAAAAAATTGCAGCAAGGTGATAGTGAAAATATTAAACTTTGGAAAGAGTTTATTGAAATTTCCTTAAAAGAATATAACAAGGTGTACGGCAGGCTTGGAATAAAATTTGATTATTATTACGGCGAATCTTTTTACAACGATATGATGCCAGAAATTTTAAAAGAACTAAAAGAAAGAAATATTGCAAAGGAAGATCAAGGAGCACTAGTTGTATTTTTTGACGAGGATAAATTGCCGCCAGCAATTGTTCAAAAAAAAGACGGAAGTTTTTTGTATGCGACATCAGATCTTGCGACTATGAAATTTAGAAAAGAAAAACTAAAAGTAGACGAAGCTATTTATGTGACGGATGACAGACAGCAGAATCACTTTAAACAGGTGTTTGAAATTGGAAAAATGTTAGGTGAACCTTACAACTATAAAAAATTACATGTGATTTTTGGAATTATGAGATTTGGAGATGTAATTTTTTCTTCAAGAAGTGGAAATATTATAAGACTTGTCGATTTACTAGATGAAGCTAAAAAGCAAGTTAAACAAGTTATTAACGAAAAAAATCCTGATATTCCAGAAGATGAGAAAGATGAAATTGCTGAAACTATTGGAAGCGGAGCGATAAAATATTTTGATTTGAGTCAAAATAGAACGAGCGATGTAACATTTACTTGGGACAAAGTTTTAAATTTTGAAGGAAATACTGGACCATATTTACAATACACATATGTTAGAATTATGTCTATCTTTAGAAAATTAAAAGAAGAAAACATCACTTTAGAAAATAAAGAAATTGTTTTGGAAAATATGGATGGAATTGAAAGAGAACTTGCAGTTTCGCTTTTGAGATTTCCGCAATTTGTCGTGAAAGCGTATGAAACACTAAAACCCAATATTATTGCTGAATATCTGTTTGATACAGCAAAATTATTTAATAACTTTTATAATTCAAAACAGATATTGAAAGAAGAAAATCCAAAAGTT harbors:
- the argS gene encoding arginine--tRNA ligase; its protein translation is MELLTNKIKKLFSENINKIFENDFSDKIDIQNSTKKEFGDFQTNFALVSSKLIGKNPREIATEIVTEFEKNEIIEKLEIAGPGFINIFLKNEFLNKEIKKLENEKYDFSFLDTNKTVIIDYSSPNIAKRMHIGHLRSTIIGHSIKKILEFLGIKVISDNHIGDWGTQFGKLIVGYKNWLEKSTYEKDPIGELERIYVLFSDKAKEDPTLEESARSELKKLQQGDSENIKLWKEFIEISLKEYNKVYGRLGIKFDYYYGESFYNDMMPEILKELKERNIAKEDQGALVVFFDEDKLPPAIVQKKDGSFLYATSDLATMKFRKEKLKVDEAIYVTDDRQQNHFKQVFEIGKMLGEPYNYKKLHVIFGIMRFGDVIFSSRSGNIIRLVDLLDEAKKQVKQVINEKNPDIPEDEKDEIAETIGSGAIKYFDLSQNRTSDVTFTWDKVLNFEGNTGPYLQYTYVRIMSIFRKLKEENITLENKEIVLENMDGIERELAVSLLRFPQFVVKAYETLKPNIIAEYLFDTAKLFNNFYNSKQILKEENPKVRDARILLAQKTAFILKQGLDLLGINTVNRM